From Medicago truncatula cultivar Jemalong A17 chromosome 7, MtrunA17r5.0-ANR, whole genome shotgun sequence, a single genomic window includes:
- the LOC25498749 gene encoding GDSL esterase/lipase CPRD49 has translation MVGPSRPQFVLFGSSIVQLSFLKEGWGAILSHLYSRKADIVLRGYSGWNTRRAVQVLDTIFPKNATEQPSLIIVYFGGNDSVLSHPSGLGQHVPLQEYIDNMKKIANHLKSLSKKTRLIFLSAPPVNEAQIYGNSCVKRPPRNNESCRIYSEACLELCREMNIKAIDLWSAIQKRDNWRNVCFTDGIHLTSEGSKIVVKEILNILKEADWEPCLHWKSLPDEFGEDSPYDPLGPDEKTLNVSSLTFMETMEYD, from the exons ATGGTTGGACCATCTCGCCCTCAATTCGTTCTGTTTGGTTCTTCCATTGTTCAGCTCAGTTTCTTGAAAGAAGGTTGGGGCGCTATTCTTTCTCATCTCTATTCTCGCAAG GCGGATATAGTTCTGCGAGGATACTCTGGTTGGAATACAAGGCGCGCTGTGCAGGTTCTGGATACAATTTTTCCCAAG AATGCCACTGAGCAACCGTCGTTGATAATTGTGTACTTTGGTGGCAATGATTCTGTTCTTTCACATCCAAGTGGCCTTGGTCAACATGTACCTCTTCAAGAATACATTGATAATATGAAGAAGATTGCTAACCATCTCAAG AGCCTGTCAAAGAAGACTCGCCTGATATTTCTCAGTGCTCCTCCTGTCAATGAGGCACAAATTTATGGAAACAG TTGTGTAAAGAGGCCGCCAAGGAATAACGAATCGTGTCGAATATATTCAGAAGCATGTTTGGAACTTTGCCGCGAGATGAATATCAAGGCCATTGATCTGTGGTCTGCAATCCAAAAAAGGGATAACTGGCGAAATGTTTGCTTCAC GGATGGAATTCATCTGACATCTGAGGGTAGCAAGATAGTTGTGAAAGAGATACTTAATATCCTCAAAGAAGCAGATTGGGAACCTTGCTTGCACTGGAAGTCACTGCCAGATGAATTTGGAGAAGATTCACCTTACGATCCGCTTGGCCCAGATGAAAAAACCTTGAATGTTTCCAGCTTGACCTTTATGGAAACCATGGAATATGACTGA